A part of Pieris napi chromosome 9, ilPieNapi1.2, whole genome shotgun sequence genomic DNA contains:
- the LOC125052439 gene encoding uncharacterized protein LOC125052439 isoform X2: MLPQLAVSAKILCLLMVMISGAVPSMVRSVRLYSKCSHMYVNVFPNGTVMARSDGNDQPNLTISTRGLSLDLLIHSPVQDMYLCFNRSRLVGRRLTRFQAERQPNCLFKEEFVDGYNRYHLVKNEDRYIGFNRRGAQMRRGKSYLPERQHKCFSLLKEAHDFDINRHNTVIAGTVPKWRPQRRLRPPSQNSIKPPCHGVRHHHGRHQRRRNCEGT; encoded by the exons GTGATGATCTCTGGCGCTGTGCCGTCGATGGTCCGTTCCGTTCGGCTGTACAGCAAGTGCTCGCATATGTATGTCAACGTTTTCCCCAACGGCACCGTCATGGCGCGATCAGATGGAAACGATCAac CGAATCTCACGATCAGCACACGCGGCTTAAGCCTGGACCTGCTCATCCACTCGCCCGTGCAAGACATGTACCTCTGCTTCAACCGCTCACGACTCGTCGGCAGAAGACTG ACAAGGTTTCAAGCCGAAAGACAACCGAACTGCCTCTTCAAAGAAGAATTCGTAGACGGCTACAACAGATACCACCTGGTAAAGAACGAAGACCGATACATAGGGTTCAACAGGCGAGGCGCTCAGATGCGACGCGGGAAGAGCTACCTACCCGAAAGACAGCACAAATGCTTCTCCCTGCTAAAGGAGGCCCACGACTTCGACATAAACAGACACAATACTGTGATCGCGGGCACCGTGCCCAAGTGGCGCCCCCAGCGTAGGCTCCGGCCTCCGTCGCAGAACTCCATCAAGCCCCCGTGTCACGGCGTGCGCCATCACCACGGCAGGCATCAGAGGCGGCGAAACTGCGAGGGCACGTAG